The genomic DNA TGTCTTCGATCCCCGAATCGAGATTCGGATTGTCATTGACCTCGATCACGAAGAAGTGCCCATCGGCTTCTTTGATGTCGACGCCATACAGGCCATCGCCGATCAGATCGGCAGCCTTTTGCGCAAGGGCGACCGCTTTCCGCGGTGCGATCTCGACCGGCATCGTTTCACACTTGCCATACTTGCCATTTTTTTCTTCGGAGTCCTGTTTGATGATCTGCCAATGCCCGCGGGCCATGTGATACTTGCACGCATACAACGGGCGGCGATCCAAGATTCCGATCCGCCAATCGAAATCGGTCCGCATATATTTCTGCGCGACAACGAGTTCGGAATCTGCGAAATAGAGTTCCAATTGATCGGTTAGTTCCTGCAACGATTCGACTTTCACCACGCCTTGCGAGAACGCGCTGTCGGGACGCTTGAGCACGCATGGGAAACCGAGTTCGGCGGCGATCCGCTGCGCATTGCCGCGATGGGCGACAATCGTTTCGGGGGTCGCGATCTTGGCTTTATGTAACAGCTCTGCCAGATAGACTTTGTTGGTGCATTGCAGGATCGATTTAGGATCGTCGATCACCACCAGCCCTTCGCGTTCGGCGCGGCGAGCCAGGCGATAGGTGTAGTGGTTGACCGCCGTCGTTTCACGCAGGAACAACGCGTCGAACTCCAGCAACCGCCCGGCGTCTTCGATCGTCACCAATTCGGCGTTGATGCCGACGCTGGCCGCCGCTTTGACCATCTTTTGCAATGCTTTTTCGTCCGACGGAGAGTTCTCGGCTTCGTTCGGATTGTGCAATATCGCCAGATCAAATCGATAGGAAGTCCGTTTGGTCTTGCCGCTCGAACCGTGGTTGAAGTGACGCTGCGCCT from Rosistilla oblonga includes the following:
- a CDS encoding RimK family protein produces the protein MAVVIVTEAEQDWIRNIPGVEIVDPHEYLTSQDWNRRRNIKLYNLARSYRYQSLGYYVSLLAEARGHRPFPSVVTIQDLEQRQAIRLVPLELEGLINQCLAPLHSDKFSMSVYFGRNLATRYNRLARELSTMFQAPLLRFEFVRRKKWRLSSAHAIGLEDIPASHQPFVAEQAQRHFNHGSSGKTKRTSYRFDLAILHNPNEAENSPSDEKALQKMVKAAASVGINAELVTIEDAGRLLEFDALFLRETTAVNHYTYRLARRAEREGLVVIDDPKSILQCTNKVYLAELLHKAKIATPETIVAHRGNAQRIAAELGFPCVLKRPDSAFSQGVVKVESLQELTDQLELYFADSELVVAQKYMRTDFDWRIGILDRRPLYACKYHMARGHWQIIKQDSEEKNGKYGKCETMPVEIAPRKAVALAQKAADLIGDGLYGVDIKEADGHFFVIEVNDNPNLDSGIEDKYLRDDLYRRIMESFLRRIERIKSMDLTQ